The Theileria annulata chromosome 3, complete sequence, *** SEQUENCING IN PROGRESS *** genome has a segment encoding these proteins:
- a CDS encoding uncharacterized protein (note;~Tap-24g11.q1c.C.cand.86 - score = 21.87;~4 probable transmembrane helices predicted for TA04380 by TMHMM2.0 at aa 212-234, 288-310, 339-361 and 391-413), with amino-acid sequence MLKLYKTVKYVNNNYFVINNVFCPGNTIKRQISHFNSINYTSPNLPTTLSNIPFLVKPCFVFSDNSSIKYGLNHPYLRFFSNLNDSSIYSNQNNTNTTNEENINNEEDAEIAQNDVNDRFVNSNFSPDDLNEKVYNVKNKTGNELIEELEEDLKISGESLGFEELFEIPDYHQYLMTRIMDLNGNKRSILQRFLPVEYVQQMFLTVHDCLNLSWSATIFLITLFFKLLLLPVWSAAERSRRLNAVIVPEVVKLQEKAKLAFSTKNHELARETQLKIFELTKRNSFVKGILVQIGATMVQGLMFGTVYGGLRLFAIDPNSRPDFTYEPCLWLDSLSLPDPYYILPTIFGILMTFVFEHNISLSISSNLQSNPGSELEKLKNRQKNMKIISRIGIILITLYGCSMPSSAFFYLIPSFLFQTIVRYLCNKFNIARLLNIPTTPIKRSNT; translated from the exons atgttaaaattgtACAAAACagtaaaatatgtaaataataattattttgttataaataatgttttcTGTCCTGgaaatacaattaaaaGACAAATTTCACACtttaattcaataaattatacatCACCTAACCTTCCTACAACTCTTTCTAATATACCTTTCTTAGTTAAACCTTGTTTTGTATTTAGTGATAATAGCTCTATAAAATATGGCCTCAATCACCCTTATTTGAGATTCTTCTCAAACCTTAATGATTCAAGTATTTACTCAAACCAAAATAATACCAATACAACCaatgaagaaaatataaataatgaagaagatGCTGAAATAGCCCAGAATGATGTAAATGACCGATTTGTCAACTCCAATTTTAGCCCGGATGATCTCAATGAAAAGGTGTATAATGTTAAAAACAAGACTggaaatgaattaattgaGGAATTGGAAGAGGACTTGAAAATTTCAGGAGAAAGTTTGGGTTTTGAggaattatttgaaattcCAGACTACCACCAATATCTGATGACTAGAATCATGGACTTGAATGGTAATAAAAGGAGTATTTTACAGCGTTTTTTACCCGTAGAATATGTCCAGCAGATGTTTTTGACTGTTCATGACTGCTTAAACTTGAGTTGGAGCGCTACAATTTTTCTCATAACCTTGTTCTTTAAGCTGTTGCTCTTGCCAGTTTGGTCAGCAGCTGAACGCAGTCGCAGACTAAATGCAGTGATTGTGCCTGAGGTCGTCAAGCTTCAAGAGAAGGCAAAACTTGCCTTCAGCACTAAAAACCACGAATTGGCGAGGGAAACCCAGCTTAAGATATTCGAGTTAACTAAGAGAAATTCGTTTGTTAAAGGCATCTTGGTACAGATTGGAGCCACTATGGTCCAAGGATTAATGTTTGGAACTGTTTATGGAGGATTAAGATTATTTGCAATTGACCCAAACTCAAGACCCGACTTCACCTATGAACCCTGTCTATGGCTTGACAGTCTTTCCCTTCCAGACCCTTATTATATCCTACCAACAATCTTTGGCATCCTTATGACATTTGTTTTTGAACATAATATTTCTCTTTCTATATCAAGCAATTTACAATCGAATCCTG GCAGTGAATTGGAAAAGTTGAAGAATAGACAGAAGAATATGAAGATAATATCTAGGATAGGTATAATACTGATAACGTTGTATGGGTGTTCAATGCCCAGCAGTGCCTTTTTCTACTTAATTCCAAGCTTCCTCTTCCAGACAATTGTGAGATATTTgtgtaataaattcaacATCGCAAGACTTTTAAATATACCAACGACACCAATTAAACGCAGTAATACATAA
- a CDS encoding prohibitin, putative (note;~Tap-24g11.q1c.cand.166 - score = 29.44;~Signal peptide predicted for TA04375 by SignalP 2.0 HMM (Signal peptide probability 0.706, signal anchor probability 0.161) with cleavage site probability 0.272 between residues 27 and 28), translating to MSQFMGRVSKLAGLGAASVVVPYLCLFDVDGGERAVMFNRFAGGVSKKTFGEGSHFYLPWFQVPYLYDIRAKPKVINTTTGTQDLQMVSISLRLLYRPLAEHLPRIHQKLGPDFDERVLPSIGNEVLKAVVAKYNAESLLTQRDKVSKDIREAITARAMQFDIKLDDVAITHLSYGKDFSKAIEEKQVAQQESERVKFIVAKSEQEKIAAIIRAEGEAEAANLISKAVQTHGSGMLEVRKLEAAKEIAETLSNSKNVVYVPNNLNMLINPTNL from the coding sequence ATGTCCCAGTTTATGGGCCGTGTGAGTAAATTGGCAGGTTTAGGCGCCGCCTCAGTAGTTGTTCCATACTTGTGTTTATTTGACGTTGATGGAGGAGAGCGTGCGGTGATGTTCAACCGCTTCGCTGGTGGAGTCAGTAAGAAAACGTTTGGAGAAGGCTCACATTTCTACCTTCCATGGTTCCAAGTACCATATTTATACGATATTAGGGCGAAACCTAAAGTAATTAACACAACAACTGGAACCCAAGATTTGCAAATGGTTAGCATTAGCCTGAGGCTGCTGTACAGGCCCTTGGCTGAGCATCTGCCTCGAATTCACCAGAAACTCGGCCCTGACTTTGATGAACGCGTTTTACCCTCAATTGGAAATGAAGTTTTAAAGGCAGTAGTTGCTAAATATAACGCAGAATCGCTTTTGACACAGAGAGATAAAGTTTCTAAGGATATCAGGGAAGCCATTACAGCTCGTGCAATGCAGTTTGATATTAAACTTGACGATGTTGCAATTACCCATTTGAGTTATGGTAAGGATTTTTCAAAGGCAATTGAGGAGAAACAAGTGGCTCAGCAGGAATCGGAGCGTGTTAAGTTCATAGTTGCCAAGTCTGAGCAGGAGAAAATCGCTGCAATAATTAGGGCAGAGGGCGAGGCTGAGGCTGCAAATCTCATCTCAAAAGCTGTCCAAACTCATGGCTCTGGAATGCTCGAGGTTCGGAAGTTGGAGGCAGCTAAGGAAATCGCAGAAACGCTCTCCAACTCCAAAAACGTAGTATATGTTCCTAATAACCTCAATATGCTCATTAATCCCACTAATctctaa
- a CDS encoding uncharacterized protein (note;~Tap-24g11.q1c.cand.165 - score = 83.06), with product MVSYKFIIFLFISGKFTIVHSLRNLAELTLTTHDTHQLQETPTHVSETRVQEGESQSQKLAEGSDQLQQQQESQVPEAPAEASHESVNPEKKEDLPKEQPEPSVTSQEERTSDNVQGSVGGDVTEELTPQSPEAKNTLQEVSEGSVTQNGDRNERKDGHTEQANELRAESSVGTEPTVNRPEVGTSEPGEKGVDEDTRNTGESGAKGPALQAGSDGPPSESGQLPGQGKTLSPPATTTQTPATTTQTPAPTQAPSPPDLGSGGAGLSSTVQASPSSPGTESSGPTVTNAPTPASGSNTGTGVTTGKVLPSVDAVEELPSRESDSLIHPLMPDEHIVIPTIAHQTGVNTMVRSQTKQVPINPIPNATGNRLSPTPTTNTVTPNPVARNNVVPAATPTPNVAVNPPVPGPAANDGVNKDTGVKNVLMNVLRELETSLNQVNATELVRPEAPNKQSLCEVLNTTNTNICASKTNNGTNSGVPANPELLGLVNRYYVNNACVTENSLNQLYNSGEFSYKLLAKHLDQFNKKAPNKTVQTVYDKSVPVVTKLTELFKDAETALVSDKLKKLLEKRYSVLTTALCGVANSEQDFLSSTELNNNRVTLSLNEEDFINQATKELMKAYEPMVELLREFNTLLPKLFELFEEGFENKINLVSSLAHVKPQESVPPTTVNPGGNAQPPSGAGLTPRPPVTGGTTPTTAAPAHALIQFVDDQDREIAAVHGHPSLIQRIRSLLQINGLTTSDPAPAPKEPAPTTPKPPAAGVPSVSQPRPSSPPAHPGSGVTPSNGLRLLDRASTGGVNVDQHTPRTATSGLSSTSLPAAPAPSSPGAGNLGPRGVVSTPPGTAGPGSESDESDGVFGSLKKRLKSLVSNSPGNPQAPGKRVPHEVDDELLNTAFAQFEHLGIFKTQNNKLVPELDEQKVKTLVRSNLLSLNEFDSMYNLVVGPQRSMHGLYEFVEHLLLSPDADEKISALNDKKLMEQINAVVTPLEDLYEQVKSNSNDLKLRMPKIPVDETVKVQRVKRAAAEHRPSPAGTNFQVVSNSSGVKVSQEGQLSRIKNLFKPLLGNVCPFPFFI from the exons ATGGTTTcgtataaatttatcatatttttgtttatatcGGGCAAATTCACTATAGTACACTCTCTCAGGAATCTTGCCGAGCTTACACTCACTACTCATGATACACATCAACTCCAAGAAACACCTACTCACGTTTCAGAGACTCGAGTACAAGAGGGTGAGTCACAAAGTCAAAAATTAGCAGAAGGATCGGATCAATTACAACAACAACAAGAATCCCAAGTACCTGAAGCTCCTGCTGAGGCTTCCCATGAAAGCGTTAATCCAGAAAAAAAGGAAGATCTCCCTAAGGAACAACCAGAACCTTCTGTTACATCTCAAGAAGAACGCACTTCTGATAATGTCCAAGGATCAGTTGGTGGTGACGTAACCGAAGAACTAACTCCCCAATCTCCAGAAGCTAAAAATACTTTACAAGAAGTTTCAGAGGGTTCGGTAACTCAAAATGGTGATCGTAATGAAAGAAAGGATGGACATACAGAACAGGCAAATGAACTTAGAGCAGAGAGCTCAGTTGGAACCGAACCAACGGTCAATCGACCCGAAGTTGGAACCAGTGAGCCAGGAGAAAAGGGGGTTGATGAAGATACTAGAAATACTGGAGAATCTGGAGCTAAGGGACCCGCTCTTCAAGCAGGTAGCGATGGGCCCCCGTCTGAATCTGGACAGTTACCCGGGCAAGGTAAAACATTAAGTCCACCTGCTACAACTACACAAACACCTGCTACAACTACACAAACACCTGCTCCTACTCAAGCACCTAGTCCTCCTGATTTAGGATCAGGAGGCGCAGGATTATCCAGTACAGTTCAGGCATCACCAAGTAGTCCTGGAACTGAATCTTCTGGTCCCACTGTCACAAATGCTCCTACCCCGGCAAGTGGGTCGAATACTGGAACAGGGGTTACAACTGGTAAGGTGTTGCCATCAGTTGATGCCGTTGAAGAGTTACCTTCTAGAGAAAGTGATTCGTTAATACATCCATTGATGCCAGATGAACATATTGTTATACCTACTATTGCACATCAAACTGGAGTTAACACAATGGTTAGATCACAAACCAAACAAGTTCCAATCAATCCCATTCCTAACGCTACTGGTAACAGATTAAGTCCAACTCCAACTACCAATACTGTAACTCCAAACCCGGTAGCCCGTAATAATGTAGTTCCAGCTGCAACTCCAACCCCAAATGTAGCCGTTAATCCCCCTGTTCCTGGACCTGCAGCAAATGATGGAGTAAATAAAGATACTGGAgtaaaaaatgtgttaatgAATGTGTTGAGAGAGTTGGAAACGAGTTTAAATCAGGTAAATGCAACTGAATTAGTACGTCCTGAAGCACCAAATAAACAGTCTTTATGTGAAGTCTTGAATACAACAAATACTAACATTTGCGCATCAAAGACTAACAACGGAACTAACAGTGGCGTCCCTGCTAATCCTGAGCTGTTAGGGTTGGTGAATAGATATTACGTAAACAACGCCTGTGTTACTGAGAACTCACTGAATCAATTGTACAATAGTGGCGAGTTTTCGTACAAATTGTTGGCCAAACACTTGGATCAGTTTAACAAAAAGGCGCCAAATAAAACAGTCCAGACAGTTTATGACAAGTCCGTCCCAGTGGTAACAAAGCTGACTGAATTGTTTAAAGATGCCGAAACTGCTTTAGTGTCAGACaaattaaagaaattgTTGGAAAAAAGATATTCAGTCCTGACCACAGCACTTTGCGGAGTCGCAAACAGTGAACAAGACTTTCTTTCAAGCACTGAACTCAATAATAATCGTGTTACACTTTCACTCAACGAAGAAGATTTTATTAACCAGGCG ACGAAAGAATTGATGAAGGCTTATGAGCCTATGGTGGAATTACTGCGAGAGTTTAATACGCTGTTGCCGAAGCTGTTTGAACTGTTTGAGGAAGGCTTTGAGAACAAAATAAACTTAGTTTCTTCTTTGGCGCATGTTAAGCCTCAGGAATCCGTTCCCCCTACGACTGTTAATCCCGGCGGAAATGCTCAACCTCCTTCTGGTGCTGGTCTAACCCCAAGACCCCCTGTTACTGGTGGTACGACCCCAACTACTGCGGCTCCAGCTCATGCCCTTATCCAATTTGTAGATGATCAGGATAGAGAAATAGCTGCAGTTCACGGTCACCCATCTTTAATTCAAAGGATTAGGTCTTTACTCCAGATTAATGGCCTCACTACTAGTGATCCCGCTCCCGCACCTAAAGAACCAGCTCCAACCACACCAAAACCACCAGCCGCTGGTGTTCCTAGTGTTAGTCAGCCTAGACCAAGTTCTCCACCTGCACACCCTGGGTCTGGCGTAACTCCTTCTAATGGATTAAGGTTGCTTGATAGAGCATCAACGGGAGGTGTTAATGTGGATCAACACACTCCTAGGACTGCTACCTCAGGTTTATCGTCAACTTCACTCCCAGCTGCCCCAGCTCCTAGTAGTCCAGGCGCTGGAAATCTTGGACCAAGAGGTGTGGTTTCCACTCCCCCTGGTACTGCTGGTCCTGGAAGTGAAAGCGATGAATCTGATGGCGTATTTGGAAGCCTCAAGAAAAGGCTTAAGTCTCTGGTGTCAAATTCACCAGGTAACCCCCAAGCACCAGGCAAGAGAGTACCACATGAAGTTGACGATGAACTCCTAAACACAGCCTTTGCACAATTTGAACACCTGGGAATCTTCAAAActcaaaataataaactaGTTCCTGAACTCGATGAACAAAAGGTTAAAACACTCGTTCGATCCAATTTACTCTCACTCAA tGAGTTCGATTCAATGTATAATTTGGTGGTTGGACCACAGCGTTCAATGCACGGATTATACGAATTCGTGGAGCATTTATTATTGTCTCCGGACGCTGATGAGAAGATTTCAGCTTTAAACGACAAGAAGTTGATGGAACAAATCAACGCAGTCGTTACCCCCTTAGAAGATTTGTATGAACAAGTCAAGTCAAACTCTAATGATTTAAAACTCAGAATGCCAAAGATACCAGTGGATGAAACTGTAAAGGTACAAAGAGTTAAAAGAGCAGCAGCTGAACACAGGCCAAGTCCAGCAGGAACAAACTTCCAGGTGGTTTCAAACTCAAGCGGAGTTAAAGTATCACAAGAAGGCCAGTTATCTAGGATAAAAAACCTCTTCAAACCACTTTTAGGAAATGTATGCCCTTTCCcatttttcatttaa
- a CDS encoding uncharacterized protein (12 probable transmembrane helices predicted for TA04370 by TMHMM2.0 at aa 32-54, 64-86, 99-118, 128-150, 171-190, 195-213, 245-264, 274-296, 305-324, 339-361, 374-393 and 408-430) yields MKDEQHNAFQGLLTFDESLLYSSGHFSSRNELISCIVAMLHGVEVLTYLPTLYLYKDDFKISPALLTFILGLIRLPLNSKLLLAFMSDSVPIFGSRRKSYLAIGSFICFSSMFVLGLLNESYSIVLTTLLFALCSLGSALCSVIGEALVIECAYKQSTDQVTKTISTFYTFRKLTFAAMSYLSSVLMMIIKKREIFMISSSLPFCVFFTSFFIQEKPFGYYLTIKEQYNRLVSFASKPEIKNPSIFLFISMIVPSAGTAMFYFMTERLHFQPEIFGRFSAFQAIASLFGIYCYLLFFRNISIRRLFVWTTYLVAAFCSLSIVLVKRWNVVLGIPDKAFAITDTSLIQFIGEMNSFPIYVMATRLCPRGIESSMYSFLWTVQFLGMDISTYISSGLTHLFGIQSHNFKGLVPMIVVCAAAQLIPNFFVSLLPKELPTVQMDDDVTATIDEAEEEGQGNEIQAGSEIYVYKFCILVVSFYKNLVQV; encoded by the exons ATGAAGGATGAGCAGCACAACGCATTTCAAGGTCTGCTCACGTTCGACGAGTCTCTGCTCTACTCCTCGGGGCACTTCTCTTCAAGAAATGAGCTCATTTCGTGCATCGTAGCAATGCTCCACGGCGTCGAAGTTTTAACCTATCTTCCCACGCTTTATCTCTATAAAGACGATTTCAAAATCTCTCCAG CTCTGTTGACGTTCATTTTGGGTTTGATAAGGCTGCCCCTGAATTCGAAGCTTTTGTTGGCGTTTATGAGTGATTCTGTACCAATTTTCGGGAGTCGGAGGAAAAGCTATTTGGCTATCGGATCCTTCATCTGCTTTTCCTCAATGTTTGTACTTGGCCTTTTAAATGAAAGTTATTCCATTGTTCTAACCACTTTACTGTTTGCACTCTGCTCACTCGGATCTGCC TTGTGTAGCGTGATTGGAGAGGCATTGGTGATAGAGTGTGCATATAAACAAAGTACTGATCAGGTTACGAAGACGATTTCGacattttacacatttcgAAAGTTAACATTCGCAGCCATGTCTTATCTTTCGTCAGTTTTAATGatgattattaaaaaaaga GAAATATTTATGATATCGTCGAGTTTGCCATTTTGTGTGTTTTTTACGTCATTTTTCATACAAGAGAAGCCGTTTGGCTATTATTTGACAATAAAGGAACAGTATAATAGATTAGTTTCATTCGCATCTAAACCTGAGATCAAAAACCCATCCATCTTCCTTTTCATATCAATG ATTGTTCCGAGCGCTGGCACAGCGATGTTTTACTTTATGACTGAGCGTTTACACTTCCAGCCTGAGATTTTTGGTCGCTTTTCAGCTTTTCAAGCAATTGCAAGCCTCTTTGGCATCTATTGTTACTTGCTCTTCTTCAGGAACATTAGCATTCGAAGACTATTTGTATGGACTACATACTTGGTGGCAGCATTCTGTTCACTGAGCATTGTGTTGGTAAAGAGGTGGAATGTTGTTTTGGGGATACCAGACAAGGCGTTTGCAATCACTGACACTTCGCTGATTCAGTTCATCGGAGAGATGAACTCGTTCCCCATCTACGTCATGGCCACTAGACTGTGTCCACGGGGAATTGAGAGTAGTATGTATTCATTCCTCTGGACTGTCCAGTTTCTTGGAATGGACATCAGCACTTATATCTCCTCTGGGCTTACACACTTATTTGGGATCCAGAGTCACAATTTCAAGGGACTGGTGCCAATGATCGTAGTCTGCGCTGCAGCACAGCTTATACCAAATTTCTTTGTCTCACTGTTACCGAAAGAATTGCCAACCGTGCAAATGGATGATGATGTCACTGCTACTATAG ATGAAGCAGAGGAGGAGGGACAAGGAAATGAAATCCAGGCTGGATCGga aatttatgtttataaattttgtattttagtTGTAagtttttataaaaatttagtTCAAGTATAG
- a CDS encoding uncharacterized protein (note;~Tap-24g11.q1c.C.cand.87 - score = 121.92), whose protein sequence is MQNSTLFNLNHLNAVNTVNTLNRDNTVKSDLVEIGNSKELFDEKNVNNNIKTSETVERELERLGEELLEEEVGKVRLQSQKEHTLKQQLHNFHNEVLNIINTNKTNDNNDNFNENINNNGINVNFNENILNLTNENFNENENLKFKENLNEENLNQKIFNEENNEEHFNKNLKFSQSHLRFNPNNFNFNENNFNEDNLNFNFNEENYKFGVIDKSSSHSGLGTFEKLNQSDTNQVQTKTHTQNNTLNFNTSYNTLNNTINHMIKSLNNSLATTNTNDYTQDPNTNNYSPQFVGNEYSSEFGSSEYNVDFKGSRLTSGPEYCETGHSTFRDKLTDFKDESLHFKDESLGYKEDLFGFRDDLAGFSEFEKGLFSLCDETSTQQGSSLLSSPEQPNNLNAQNIKTANTTPNTLDTMYEMSNKTDKNRLLQYLNSVSTSFGDSNYSSESLYNFQNSFYQPNNYYNNNYSKEYNNYEKGYNYGKGCEEILFGDKGYYGNYIDLREKEDETPFTHVVSSVATVADTVTPLCSDLNTEFSESAHALLERYLMGDVTVENELFSLFGTEFTVDACEVYNTIVKYCNSKLLLQFSHKLLLLSDQLVDNINYFPNHNHSNSTMNTANNTPSTVNGNNTLNGVNVKCVTADVYSETLVLLLSMPDSTQLSRSLLNHLLSPTESTNCLDLVIKKYVTTLVQLTRKDSGVIERLLSVLEDHQGRLNARLSCLLVGYLVQIDLLGKPKFDSFINLTNAEATSTLSRMFRMMFYPKLNSIVKFVLRFVDIMVNPDFSVDFLESSKLLLFLEFCAVNFGLSYGTVVVRLLEKRALNALSFINSLQLALLIDYPSVVTKISLSSLQTLKSVVPIEFTSPNFGKFEFITLENINKLIHLITINSNSNTQDKNIGNSEGKRLVTNLLEVCKQLFGSDNKELFVPLVECCLLAEDFQSCESVMKYYCDYYGMVSEPICEKVLLSIALKGNFNHVNRLLKGTQSYESCEVFLTHSSYSNTENSTGNNSIYI, encoded by the coding sequence ATGCAAAATAGTACACTTTTCAATCTCAATCATCTTAACGCCGTTAATACTGTTAACACACTCAATAGGGATAATACTGTTAAAAGTGATTTAGTTGAAATCGGTAATTCAAAAGaattatttgatgaaaaaaatgttaataacaatattaaaactAGCGAAACAGTTGAAAGGGAGTTGGAAAGACTAGGAGAAGAATTATTGGAAGAAGAGGTGGGTAAAGTTAGGCTCCAAAGCCAGAAAGAACACACACTTAAACAACAATTACACAATTTTCATAATGAAGTTCTAAATATAATCAATACCAATAAAACTAATGAcaataatgataattttaatgaaaatattaataataatggaattaatgttaattttaatgaaaacattttaaatttaacgAATGAAAATTTCAATGAGAAcgaaaatttaaaatttaaagagaatttaaatgaagaaaatttaaatcagaaaatttttaatgaagaaaataatgaagaacattttaataaaaatttaaaatttagtcAAAGTCATTTAAGATTTAATCcaaacaattttaattttaatgagaataatttcaatgaagataatttaaattttaattttaatgaagaGAACTACAAGTTTGGAGTAATTGATAAATCATCAAGTCACTCAGGTTTAGGAACATTTGAAAAGCTAAACCAGTCTGATACCAACCAGGTGCAGACCAAAACACACACACAAAATAACACATTAAACTTTAATACTTCATATAACACACTTAATAACACAATTAATCACATGATTAAATCTCTCAATAATTCATTAGCGACAACAAATACCAACGATTATACTCAAGACCCCAACACTAACAACTATAGCCCACAGTTCGTTGGGAATGAATATAGTTCAGAGTTTGGTAGTAGTGAGTATAATGTTGATTTCAAAGGGTCCAGATTAACCAGTGGACCGGAATATTGTGAAACCGGCCATTCAACTTTTAGAGATAAATTAACCGATTTCAAAGATGAATCATTACACTTCAAAGACGAATCATTGGGGTACAAGGAGGATTTGTTTGGATTCAGAGATGACTTGGCAGGGTTTAGCGAGTTTGAAAAGGGTCTTTTCTCATTGTGCGATGAAACGTCCACTCAACAAGGCTCATCTTTGCTCTCGTCGCCCGAGCAACCAAACAACCTCAACGCccaaaatattaaaacagCTAACACAACACCAAACACACTGGATACTATGTATGAAATGAGTAATAAAACAGATAAAAATAGATTGTTGCAATACCTGAACAGCGTCTCAACGAGTTTTGGAGATTCAAACTATTCATCAGAATCACTATATAACTTCCAAAACAGCTTTTATCAGCCAAACAATtactataataataattatagcaaagaatataataactATGAAAAGGGATATAACTATGGTAAGGGTTGTGAGGAAATATTGTTTGGAGATAAAGGATATTATGGAAATTATATAGATTTGAGAGAGAAGGAGGATGAAACACCGTTCACACACGTGGTAAGTAGTGTGGCGACGGTAGCAGACACTGTAACGCCGTTGTGTTCAGACTTGAACACGGAATTCTCAGAATCAGCACACGCTTTGTTGGAACGATATTTAATGGGAGACGTAACAGTTGAGAATGAACTGTTTTCACTGTTTGGAACCGAGTTTACAGTTGATGCCTGTGAAGTTTACAATACAATTGTCAAGTATTGTAACAGTAAACTATTGCTACAATTTTCACACAAGctgttattattatcagATCAACTGGTTGATAACATCAACTACTTCCCAAACCATAACCATAGTAATAGCACAATGAACACAGCTAACAACACACCGAGCACAGTAAATGGTAATAACACACTTAACGGAGTTAATGTTAAGTGTGTGACGGCGGATGTGTACAGTGAGACGCTGGTATTATTGTTGAGTATGCCGGATTCAACACAGTTGTCGAGATCACTTTTAAACCACTTATTATCACCAACAGAATCAACAAACTGTCTTGATTTGGTGATTAAGAAATATGTAACGACTTTGGTACAGTTGACAAGAAAGGATTCAGGAGTGATTGAAAGACTATTAAGCGTATTGGAGGACCACCAAGGGAGGTTAAATGCAAGATTGAGCTGTTTGTTGGTGGGATACTTGGTGCAAATAGATTTGCTAGGAAAACCAAAGTTCGACAGCTTCATTAATCTGACAAACGCAGAAGCAACGTCAACACTGTCGAGAATGTTCAGAATGATGTTCTACCCAAAGCTCAATAGCATTGTTAAGTTTGTGCTGAGGTTTGTGGACATCATGGTGAATCCAGACTTTTCAGTGGATTTTCTGGAGAGTAGTAAGTTATTGCTGTTTCTGGAGTTTTGCGCCGTAAACTTTGGATTAAGTTACGGAACAGTTGTGGTACGTTTGTTGGAAAAGCGAGCACTGAATGCACTATCGTTCATTAATTCACTACAACTGGCGTTACTAATTGATTATCCCTCTGTAGTAACTAAAATATCATTATCGTCGTTGCAAACACTGAAAAGCGTAGTGCCAATAGAATTCACGAGCCCCAACTTTGGGAAATTCGAGTTCATCACGCTAGAGAATATCAATAAACTGATACATCTGATAACCATTAATAGTAATTCAAACACACAGGATAAAAATATTGGTAATTCAGAGGGGAAAAGGTTGGTGACAAACTTATTGGAGGTGTGCAAGCAGTTGTTTGGAAGTGATAATAAGGAATTATTCGTCCCGTTGGTGGAGTGTTGTTTACTAGCGGAGGACTTTCAAAGTTGTGAGTCAGTGATGAAATACTACTGTGACTATTACGGCATGGTTTCTGAACCGATATGTGAAAAGGTGCTACTCTCAATAGCGCTCAAGGGGAATTTCAACCACGTGAATAGATTACTAAAAGGGACTCAGTCCTATGAGTCATGTGAAGTATTCTTGACACATTCTTCCTATTCAAATACCGAAAATAGTACAGGTAATAattctatatatatatga